The following proteins are encoded in a genomic region of Microbacterium sp. NC79:
- a CDS encoding DUF3710 domain-containing protein, giving the protein MTDDIEEFGKNAPEDRATAGPFDEAEANPVRPYIDLGGIKILPREGLNLRLEVEEQTKRIVAVGLDYAESSLQVQPFAAPRSTGLWAETRAQIREQVKQQGGRVEEREGPLGPELLAEVPVIAGGEGGMRLARFIGVDGPRWFLRGVVSGKATNDLEAAQHIEDLFRSIVVVRGGSPMPPRDLIPLKMPATPGAA; this is encoded by the coding sequence ATGACTGACGACATCGAAGAGTTCGGTAAGAACGCTCCGGAAGATCGCGCAACGGCTGGCCCGTTTGACGAGGCGGAAGCGAACCCTGTTCGCCCGTACATCGACCTCGGTGGCATCAAGATTCTGCCGCGCGAAGGCCTGAACCTGCGACTCGAGGTGGAAGAGCAGACCAAGCGAATCGTCGCCGTCGGTCTTGACTATGCGGAATCGTCGTTGCAGGTGCAGCCGTTCGCTGCTCCGCGTTCGACGGGACTGTGGGCCGAGACGCGCGCACAGATTCGCGAACAGGTCAAGCAGCAGGGCGGACGCGTTGAAGAGCGTGAAGGCCCCCTTGGCCCTGAGCTTCTTGCTGAGGTTCCGGTGATCGCCGGGGGAGAAGGCGGCATGCGCCTGGCCCGCTTTATCGGCGTGGATGGCCCGCGGTGGTTCCTGCGTGGTGTGGTGAGTGGCAAAGCAACGAATGATCTCGAAGCGGCGCAGCACATCGAAGACCTGTTCCGTTCGATCGTGGTTGTGCGTGGCGGATCGCCCATGCCCCCGCGCGATCTGATTCCGCTGAAGATGCCGGCTACCCCGGGCGCAGCGTGA
- the sepH gene encoding septation protein SepH, translated as MDQLTIVGTEDDKLILATESGERFSVAIDDVLRVELRKARPAATPNDTPRASPRDIQMHIRAGLSAAEVAELLGTTVSDVERYEGPVLAEREHIVNQALAVPVLMGGELEPDGSLSFGAAIRAKLADVGAEGELWSSWKDDAGWTIKVEFTASDVDHDARWSFDPRRSTLAPLNTDATQLSRQGSLPEGLIPRLRALDSNPFKDDSRFDSGAFGPRRLPDPEPAAEPESAEAEAEPASRPTTAADAAVKRAPEPENHTSPDTADLLEALRRRRGQREPAPMVSEPPAEPAAPGPKRRANDDGLVSLFGDLDKSASNTEPDHDDDEIVAEKRAAAERDKHQGGRRKGRTSMPSWDDIVFGARTDE; from the coding sequence ATGGATCAGCTCACAATCGTCGGCACGGAGGATGACAAGCTCATCCTCGCGACGGAATCCGGCGAACGTTTCTCCGTTGCGATCGACGACGTCTTGCGTGTCGAATTGCGCAAGGCGCGCCCCGCTGCGACGCCAAACGACACGCCCCGCGCCAGCCCCCGCGATATTCAAATGCACATTCGCGCTGGCCTTTCGGCTGCGGAGGTCGCTGAACTTCTCGGTACCACCGTCTCCGATGTCGAACGCTACGAAGGGCCCGTCCTCGCCGAGCGCGAACACATCGTGAACCAAGCGCTCGCCGTTCCCGTGCTGATGGGTGGCGAGTTGGAACCGGATGGTTCCCTCAGCTTCGGAGCAGCCATTCGCGCAAAGCTCGCGGATGTCGGCGCCGAAGGCGAACTCTGGTCCAGCTGGAAAGACGACGCGGGCTGGACCATTAAGGTCGAGTTCACCGCGAGCGATGTCGACCATGACGCGCGCTGGTCGTTTGACCCTCGCCGCTCCACTCTCGCTCCCCTCAACACGGACGCGACCCAGCTCTCCAGACAAGGTTCCCTCCCGGAGGGGCTGATCCCGCGTCTGCGCGCGCTGGATAGCAACCCGTTCAAGGATGACTCGCGCTTTGATTCCGGCGCGTTCGGGCCGCGGCGTCTGCCCGACCCCGAGCCGGCTGCCGAGCCCGAAAGCGCCGAAGCCGAAGCTGAGCCCGCGTCGCGCCCGACAACGGCCGCAGATGCTGCGGTGAAGCGTGCTCCTGAGCCCGAGAACCACACGAGCCCTGACACGGCCGACCTGCTGGAAGCGCTGAGGCGCCGGCGCGGTCAGCGCGAACCTGCGCCGATGGTGAGTGAGCCCCCAGCAGAACCCGCAGCACCTGGCCCCAAACGTCGCGCAAATGACGACGGCTTGGTGTCGCTGTTCGGCGACCTCGACAAGTCAGCCTCGAACACAGAGCCCGACCACGACGACGATGAGATCGTCGCAGAAAAGCGCGCAGCTGCCGAACGCGACAAGCATCAGGGCGGCCGCCGCAAGGGCCGCACGTCTATGCCGTCGTGGGACGACATTGTGTTCGGCGCGCGCACCGACGAATAG
- a CDS encoding DUF3093 domain-containing protein translates to MSTSRTYRERLTPSLWLIVAAMIVAPMSALVFMRDNGSIALIAGGVVAIAVVALMLSTSKVVEVSGGELRIGKAHIPVEFLGEPVVTTGYEARLARGQNLKAHSFTTIRGGIDGIVTVAVVDPADSTPAWVVSSRTPDRLAAAIGVAQAMRTRGK, encoded by the coding sequence ATGTCCACTAGCCGCACCTATCGCGAACGGCTGACGCCGTCGCTGTGGTTGATTGTGGCTGCCATGATCGTTGCGCCGATGTCCGCACTCGTGTTTATGCGCGACAACGGATCGATCGCGCTGATCGCAGGCGGTGTTGTCGCTATCGCCGTCGTCGCGCTGATGCTGTCCACGTCCAAGGTGGTGGAGGTCTCCGGAGGCGAGCTACGCATCGGAAAGGCACACATCCCGGTGGAGTTTCTCGGAGAACCGGTCGTCACGACCGGTTATGAAGCTCGTCTGGCGCGAGGTCAAAACCTCAAAGCGCACAGCTTCACCACAATCCGGGGCGGAATCGACGGGATTGTGACTGTTGCAGTCGTAGATCCCGCCGATTCAACACCGGCGTGGGTGGTGTCCTCACGGACACCCGACCGCCTCGCGGCGGCCATTGGGGTTGCGCAGGCTATGCGCACTCGCGGCAAATAG
- a CDS encoding 3-hydroxyacyl-CoA dehydrogenase NAD-binding domain-containing protein encodes MTNYDAIDFSSLDAFKDDEVITHSVVRDVRLASGKVLALITLDNGRDHTRPNTLGPATLKELGETLAGLKARAAAGEIHAVGITGKQYILAAGADLSDVARVPDSATALLIGQLGHKVLGSLSDLGVPSFAFVNGLALGGGLEIALNSTYRTVDASAAAIALPEVFLGLIPGWGGAYLLPNLIGIENALEVVISNPLKQNRMLKPQQAFDLGIMDAIFPAATYLESSLAWADSVLSGATKVVRKNEPGKIERLTKWPIAIKMARGMLESKLGTVPKAPYMALDLLSEAKSGTKAEGFEREDAALTELISGDQFAASMYAFDLVQKRAKRPVGAPDRALAKKVTKVGIIGAGLMASQFALLFVRRLQVPVLITDLDQARVDKGVAYIHAEIGKLEEKGRLDGDTANKLRGLIHGTTDKTEYADCDFVIEAVFEEVGVKQQVFGEIEKIIADDAILATNTSSLSVEEIGSKLAHPERLVGFHFFNPVAVMPLIEIVKTPQTNDAALSTAFVVAKNLGKNGVLTADAPGFVVNRLLAKVMGEAARAVYEGTPIDKVEKAFGPLGLPMGPFQLIDLVGWKVAAHVQDTMVRAFPERFYANDNFHALAELDAVVEKDKGGRVTGFTKAAEKVVKGAVANTPADEATILQRVQDGLAQEIKLMLDEGVVPEVEDIDLCLILGAGWPFIDGGASPYLDREGASQRAFGGSFHEPMIRGIANR; translated from the coding sequence ATGACGAACTACGACGCCATCGACTTCTCCTCCCTTGACGCTTTCAAGGACGACGAGGTCATCACGCACTCCGTCGTTCGCGATGTGCGCCTGGCGAGCGGCAAGGTTCTTGCGCTCATCACGCTTGACAACGGTCGCGACCACACCCGCCCGAACACGCTGGGCCCGGCGACGCTGAAGGAACTCGGCGAGACGCTTGCTGGACTCAAGGCTCGCGCGGCCGCTGGCGAAATTCACGCCGTCGGCATCACGGGCAAGCAGTACATTCTGGCAGCCGGTGCTGACCTCTCCGACGTCGCACGGGTTCCGGATTCCGCAACCGCGCTGCTTATCGGTCAGCTCGGCCACAAGGTGCTGGGGTCGCTGAGCGACCTGGGCGTTCCGTCATTCGCTTTTGTGAACGGCCTCGCGCTCGGCGGCGGTCTCGAGATAGCACTGAACTCGACCTACCGCACCGTTGACGCATCAGCCGCTGCAATTGCGCTCCCCGAGGTTTTCCTCGGTCTCATCCCCGGATGGGGTGGCGCATACCTGCTGCCGAACCTGATCGGTATTGAGAACGCGCTCGAGGTTGTCATCTCGAACCCGCTGAAGCAGAACCGCATGCTCAAGCCGCAGCAGGCTTTCGACCTTGGCATCATGGACGCGATCTTCCCCGCGGCCACGTACCTGGAAAGCTCACTCGCGTGGGCCGACAGCGTTCTGTCTGGTGCGACGAAGGTTGTTCGCAAGAACGAGCCTGGCAAGATCGAGCGCCTCACCAAGTGGCCGATCGCGATCAAGATGGCGCGCGGCATGCTCGAGTCGAAGCTCGGCACCGTGCCGAAGGCACCGTACATGGCGCTGGATCTGCTTTCTGAAGCAAAGTCGGGAACCAAGGCCGAGGGCTTTGAGCGTGAAGACGCTGCCCTCACCGAGCTCATCTCCGGTGACCAGTTCGCCGCGTCGATGTACGCTTTCGACCTCGTGCAAAAGCGGGCGAAGCGTCCCGTCGGCGCACCGGACAGGGCACTCGCGAAGAAGGTCACGAAGGTCGGCATCATCGGCGCAGGCCTCATGGCCAGCCAGTTCGCGCTTCTCTTCGTGCGCCGCCTCCAGGTTCCGGTTCTCATCACTGACCTTGACCAGGCTCGCGTGGACAAGGGTGTTGCCTACATTCACGCCGAGATCGGCAAGCTGGAGGAGAAGGGCCGCCTGGATGGTGACACCGCCAACAAGTTGCGTGGCCTGATCCACGGAACCACGGACAAGACCGAATACGCAGACTGCGACTTCGTGATTGAAGCCGTCTTCGAAGAGGTCGGCGTTAAGCAGCAGGTATTCGGCGAGATCGAAAAGATCATCGCGGACGATGCGATTCTTGCGACGAACACGTCGTCGCTTTCGGTCGAAGAAATCGGCTCGAAGCTGGCTCACCCCGAGCGTCTCGTGGGCTTCCACTTCTTCAACCCAGTCGCCGTCATGCCGCTTATCGAGATCGTAAAGACGCCCCAGACGAACGACGCCGCGCTGTCGACAGCGTTCGTGGTGGCAAAGAACCTGGGCAAGAACGGTGTTCTCACCGCTGACGCCCCCGGCTTTGTCGTGAACCGCCTGCTTGCCAAGGTGATGGGCGAGGCTGCTCGCGCTGTCTACGAGGGCACGCCAATCGACAAGGTTGAGAAGGCTTTCGGTCCGCTCGGTCTGCCGATGGGCCCGTTCCAGCTCATCGACCTGGTCGGGTGGAAGGTCGCCGCGCACGTGCAGGACACGATGGTGCGCGCTTTCCCTGAGCGCTTCTACGCCAACGACAACTTCCACGCGCTCGCTGAGCTCGATGCCGTTGTTGAAAAAGACAAGGGTGGTCGTGTGACTGGCTTCACCAAGGCTGCCGAAAAGGTCGTCAAGGGCGCAGTCGCCAATACTCCTGCCGATGAGGCAACGATTCTGCAGCGTGTGCAGGATGGCTTGGCTCAGGAGATCAAGCTCATGCTTGACGAGGGCGTTGTGCCCGAAGTCGAAGACATCGACCTGTGCCTCATACTCGGTGCAGGCTGGCCGTTTATCGACGGTGGCGCAAGCCCGTACCTTGACCGTGAGGGCGCTTCGCAGCGTGCGTTCGGAGGCTCGTTCCACGAGCCGATGATCCGCGGCATTGCGAACCGCTAA
- a CDS encoding DUF3159 domain-containing protein translates to MVSGGNSEAPSTAPEPKVSDVLSAALGEAARRAGLDPAEQATTGHVVWGAMGGWRGVVESVVPSLIFIATFAFTQDAWLAIGVSVAVAAVFTVARLVAKTPPAAAIGGLIAAIIAAGFALFTGKAENNFIPGFLTNAAYGSGLLISALIGWSIIGLIGGYLMSEGTAWRRSKRKRRVYFWLTVAWAGLFFARLAVQVPIYLQGEDALATLATVKLVMGIPLFAPMVAVTWLAVRSLYAKAPPATDAAPTDTEPGTTPAT, encoded by the coding sequence GTGGTTAGCGGCGGGAATTCAGAAGCGCCATCGACGGCGCCGGAACCAAAAGTCTCCGATGTGCTGAGCGCGGCGTTGGGTGAGGCTGCTCGTCGTGCGGGCCTCGACCCGGCCGAGCAAGCCACGACCGGCCACGTCGTGTGGGGTGCGATGGGCGGCTGGCGCGGCGTCGTCGAGTCTGTCGTACCTTCGTTGATCTTCATTGCGACGTTCGCATTCACGCAGGATGCGTGGCTGGCGATTGGTGTCTCGGTCGCGGTCGCCGCGGTGTTCACTGTGGCGCGACTCGTCGCTAAGACGCCACCTGCTGCGGCAATCGGTGGGCTCATCGCGGCGATCATCGCTGCTGGATTTGCCCTCTTCACCGGCAAAGCTGAAAACAACTTCATCCCGGGCTTCCTCACGAACGCAGCCTATGGTTCCGGCCTGCTCATTTCCGCGCTGATCGGATGGTCAATCATCGGACTCATCGGTGGCTATCTGATGAGCGAGGGCACCGCATGGCGACGCTCGAAGCGCAAGCGTAGGGTGTACTTCTGGCTGACCGTCGCGTGGGCAGGGCTGTTCTTCGCGCGCCTTGCCGTTCAGGTTCCGATCTACCTTCAGGGCGAGGACGCGCTTGCGACTCTGGCGACCGTGAAACTCGTCATGGGGATCCCGCTGTTCGCGCCCATGGTCGCGGTGACGTGGCTCGCGGTGCGCTCGCTCTATGCGAAGGCCCCGCCCGCGACAGATGCGGCACCCACCGACACCGAACCCGGTACCACTCCCGCAACCTAA
- a CDS encoding DUF4193 domain-containing protein has translation MATDYDAPRKNEDESESIEALKERVPDKLSGSVDAEDSDNPSGFELPGADLSDIELDVVVLPPQEDEFTCVECFLVKHRSQLDHDSAAGPICRECA, from the coding sequence ATGGCCACCGATTACGACGCCCCGCGCAAGAACGAAGACGAAAGCGAGTCGATCGAGGCCCTCAAGGAGCGTGTACCTGACAAGCTTTCGGGCTCGGTAGACGCTGAGGACTCAGATAACCCCTCAGGCTTTGAACTTCCTGGCGCAGACCTGTCTGACATCGAACTGGATGTTGTCGTCCTGCCTCCGCAGGAAGACGAGTTCACGTGCGTGGAGTGCTTCCTTGTTAAGCACCGCTCGCAGCTCGATCATGACTCAGCGGCAGGTCCTATTTGCCGCGAGTGCGCATAG
- the dut gene encoding dUTP diphosphatase yields the protein MTDSVDVLILAPDLPVYANPGDAGADLRSSEALTLAPGERRLVGTGVRIALPEGFAAFVVPRSGLAAKHGITIVNSPGTIDAGYRGEIKVCLLNTDQDTPYDIAVGDRIAQMIVMPVPRVTFIPVEELPESMRGEGGFGSSGFGHKIEEKA from the coding sequence GTGACTGATTCTGTGGATGTCCTCATTCTCGCACCCGATCTTCCGGTGTATGCGAATCCCGGTGACGCTGGTGCTGATCTGCGCTCGTCTGAAGCGCTCACGCTTGCACCAGGGGAGCGCCGTCTTGTCGGCACCGGTGTGCGTATTGCGCTACCCGAGGGCTTTGCCGCATTCGTGGTTCCGCGCAGTGGACTGGCAGCAAAGCACGGAATCACGATTGTGAACTCGCCAGGAACCATCGATGCGGGGTACCGTGGCGAGATCAAGGTGTGTCTGCTCAACACTGACCAGGACACCCCCTACGACATTGCCGTTGGCGACCGGATCGCGCAGATGATTGTGATGCCGGTGCCCCGCGTGACCTTCATCCCGGTGGAAGAATTGCCGGAGAGTATGCGCGGTGAAGGTGGATTTGGCTCGAGCGGATTCGGCCACAAGATTGAGGAAAAGGCATGA
- a CDS encoding aconitate hydratase: protein MSTVNSFGAKSTLTVGSTDYEIFRLDSVEGYQKLPFSLKVLLENLLRTEDGANVTKEQIQALGSWDPAAEPDTEIQFTPARVVMQDFTGVPCIVDLATMREAVTALGGDPNKINPLSPAEMVIDHSVIADLFGRPDAIERNVEIEYERNGERYQFLRWGQTAFDDFKVVPPGTGIVHQVNIEHLAKVIYDRTNAGVLQAYPDTCVGTDSHTTMVNGLGVLGWGVGGIEAEAAMLGQPVSMLIPRVVGFKLTGEIPAGVTATDVVLTITDMLRKHGVVGKFVEFYGAGVGSVPLANRATIGNMSPEFGSTAAMFPIDDVTLDYLRLTGRDDQAVDLVEAYAKEQGLWHDADKEAAYSEYMELDLSTVVPSIAGPKRPQDRILLSESKAQFEKDILNYATASTSDDIVDLESKHSFPASDPGAVPGEEDTTTRPVHINSGAPANASKPVHVETPDGLSYTLDNGAVTLAAITSCTNTSNPSVMLAAGLLARNALAKGLKQKPWVKTTLGPGSKVVTDYYEKSGLDKSLEGLGFYTVGYGCTICIGNSGPLIEEVSAAINENDLAVTAVLSGNRNFEGRISPDVKMNYLASPPLVVAYALAGSMHFDFETDALGQDADGNDVFLKDIWPSPEEVQEVIDTSISREQFIKQYATVFEGDDRWKNLPTPDGAIFEWDEASTYVRKAPYFDGMSMDLTPVKDITGARVMATLGDSVTTDHISPAGNIKAGTPAAQYLTEHGVAQKDFNSYGSRRGNHEVMIRGTFANIRLKNQLVRAVNDGAEIEGGFTRDFTQAGGPQSYIFDACQNYQAEGTPLVVFGGKEYGSGSSRDWAAKGTSLLGVKAVITESFERIHRSNLIGMGVVPLQFPAGESWASLGLDGTEIVSIEGLEKLNEGVTPKTVTVTAAPSEFSPAGKETVTFEATVRIDTPGEADYYRNGGILQYVLRSLV, encoded by the coding sequence GTGTCAACGGTGAACAGCTTTGGTGCAAAAAGCACCCTGACGGTCGGCAGCACCGACTATGAGATCTTCCGGCTCGACTCCGTCGAGGGATACCAGAAGCTCCCGTTCAGCCTCAAGGTTCTCCTCGAGAACCTGCTCCGCACAGAAGATGGAGCAAACGTAACCAAGGAACAGATCCAGGCTCTTGGATCGTGGGACCCGGCGGCTGAGCCCGACACGGAGATCCAGTTCACGCCGGCTCGCGTCGTCATGCAGGACTTCACCGGTGTGCCCTGCATCGTTGACCTTGCGACCATGCGTGAGGCCGTGACGGCACTTGGTGGCGACCCCAACAAGATCAACCCGCTGTCGCCGGCTGAAATGGTCATCGACCACTCGGTCATCGCAGACCTCTTCGGCCGCCCCGACGCCATCGAGCGCAACGTGGAGATCGAGTACGAGCGCAACGGCGAGCGCTACCAGTTCCTTCGTTGGGGCCAGACGGCATTCGACGACTTCAAGGTTGTTCCCCCGGGAACCGGTATCGTCCACCAGGTCAACATTGAGCACCTGGCTAAGGTCATCTACGACCGCACCAACGCTGGCGTGCTGCAGGCGTACCCCGACACCTGTGTCGGTACCGACTCGCACACCACGATGGTCAACGGCCTCGGTGTTCTTGGTTGGGGCGTTGGCGGTATTGAGGCAGAGGCAGCCATGCTCGGCCAGCCCGTCTCGATGCTCATCCCGCGCGTTGTCGGCTTCAAGCTCACGGGTGAAATCCCCGCAGGCGTGACCGCAACCGACGTTGTTCTCACGATCACCGACATGCTGCGCAAGCACGGCGTCGTCGGCAAGTTTGTTGAGTTCTACGGTGCTGGTGTTGGTTCGGTGCCGCTGGCAAACCGCGCCACCATCGGTAACATGTCGCCCGAGTTCGGCTCGACCGCTGCAATGTTCCCGATCGATGACGTCACCCTTGACTACCTGCGTTTGACGGGCCGCGACGACCAGGCTGTTGACCTCGTTGAGGCATACGCCAAGGAGCAGGGCCTCTGGCACGACGCTGACAAGGAAGCCGCGTACTCGGAGTACATGGAGCTTGACCTGTCGACGGTTGTTCCGTCGATCGCAGGCCCGAAGCGTCCGCAGGACCGCATCCTGCTGTCGGAGTCGAAGGCACAGTTCGAGAAGGACATTCTCAACTACGCAACGGCATCGACGAGCGACGACATCGTTGACCTCGAGTCGAAGCACTCCTTCCCTGCATCTGACCCTGGTGCGGTCCCCGGTGAAGAAGACACCACGACGCGTCCGGTACACATCAACAGTGGTGCTCCGGCAAACGCATCGAAGCCGGTTCACGTTGAGACCCCCGATGGCCTCAGCTACACGCTCGACAACGGTGCTGTCACGCTGGCTGCCATCACGTCTTGCACGAACACCTCGAACCCGTCGGTCATGCTCGCCGCTGGCCTCTTGGCTCGCAACGCGCTGGCTAAGGGTCTGAAGCAGAAGCCGTGGGTCAAGACCACGCTCGGCCCGGGCTCGAAGGTTGTCACCGACTACTACGAGAAGTCTGGCCTCGACAAGTCACTTGAGGGTCTCGGCTTCTATACCGTGGGTTACGGTTGCACGATCTGCATCGGTAACTCCGGTCCGCTGATCGAAGAGGTTTCGGCTGCGATTAACGAGAACGACCTCGCCGTCACGGCAGTCCTCTCGGGTAACCGTAACTTCGAGGGACGCATCAGCCCCGACGTGAAGATGAACTACCTCGCCAGCCCGCCGCTGGTCGTGGCATACGCTCTCGCCGGTTCGATGCACTTCGACTTCGAGACGGACGCCCTCGGCCAGGACGCTGACGGCAACGACGTCTTCCTGAAGGACATCTGGCCTTCGCCTGAAGAGGTTCAGGAGGTCATCGACACGTCGATCTCGCGTGAGCAGTTCATCAAGCAGTACGCCACCGTTTTCGAGGGCGACGACCGCTGGAAGAACCTTCCGACGCCTGACGGCGCGATCTTCGAGTGGGACGAGGCTTCGACCTACGTTCGTAAGGCTCCGTACTTCGACGGCATGTCGATGGACCTCACCCCGGTGAAGGACATCACGGGCGCACGCGTCATGGCGACGCTGGGTGACTCGGTCACGACCGACCACATCAGCCCCGCAGGTAATATCAAGGCCGGTACGCCCGCTGCTCAGTACCTCACCGAGCACGGTGTGGCACAGAAGGACTTCAACTCCTACGGTTCGCGCCGTGGTAACCACGAAGTCATGATCCGCGGAACCTTCGCGAACATCCGCCTGAAGAACCAGCTCGTTCGCGCTGTCAACGACGGCGCTGAAATCGAAGGTGGCTTCACGCGTGACTTCACGCAGGCAGGCGGCCCGCAGTCGTACATCTTCGACGCATGCCAGAACTACCAGGCAGAGGGCACCCCGCTCGTTGTCTTCGGTGGCAAGGAGTACGGTTCGGGTTCGTCCCGTGACTGGGCTGCGAAGGGTACGAGCCTGCTCGGCGTCAAGGCTGTCATCACGGAGAGCTTCGAGCGCATTCACCGCTCGAACCTCATCGGTATGGGCGTTGTTCCGCTGCAGTTCCCTGCCGGCGAAAGCTGGGCATCGCTCGGCCTCGACGGCACCGAGATCGTTTCGATCGAGGGCCTGGAGAAGCTGAACGAGGGCGTTACCCCGAAGACGGTCACCGTTACCGCAGCCCCGAGCGAGTTCTCGCCCGCTGGTAAGGAGACGGTCACGTTCGAGGCAACCGTTCGTATCGACACGCCTGGTGAGGCTGACTACTACCGCAACGGTGGCATCCTCCAGTACGTGTTGCGTTCGCTGGTCTAA
- the dxs gene encoding 1-deoxy-D-xylulose-5-phosphate synthase, with translation MALLPHVTGPRDLDKLSIAELKQLAQEIRDFLVENVSQTGGHLGPNLGVVEMTIAMHLVFDSPNDPFVFDTGHQSYVHKLLTGRQDFTKLRSRGGLAGYPQRSESPHDVVESSHASSSLSWADGISRGLTQTGRADRHVVAVVGDGSLTGGMTWEALNNITDDNDRNLVIIVNDNGRSYAPTIGGMSRYLNRVRTAAPYKTLHRGSDRLFRAFGPFGRAVYRGVRGGTHGFLSRFTNNVALYSNLDIKYLGPVDGHDLETMIETLRQAKSYGAPVLVHAITEKGRGYQPALDDKADQFHAVGKIDPQTGETLGTSGTGWTDVFSDELVAVGEKRDDVIAMTAAMLRPTGLAPFAERFPNRVYDVGIAEQHAVTSAAGMAFGGLHPVVAIYATFMNRAFDQVLMDVALHRAGVTFVLDRAGVTGPDGPSHHGMWDLAMLQIVPHVQINVPRDAARLREALQEAVGVDDAPTVIRFPKGEVSPDLPAIERIGGVDILHRGSTEDVLLVGIGPFAHLAMDVAERLTAHGIGATVVDPRWVIPVPQTVVDLAARHRLVISLEDGIRVGGVGTRIRQVLREAGIDTAVDELGLPDEFIDHATRGQILEDAGLTATKIAHDVTAQVLGVRVPVARQHADGQLWTGQIAAQTGPTGLTR, from the coding sequence ATGGCGTTGCTGCCTCACGTGACCGGGCCGCGTGACCTTGACAAGCTGAGCATTGCTGAGCTCAAGCAGTTGGCACAGGAGATCCGAGATTTCCTTGTGGAGAACGTCTCGCAAACGGGCGGACACCTCGGGCCGAACCTCGGCGTCGTCGAAATGACGATCGCCATGCACCTCGTGTTTGACTCCCCGAATGATCCGTTCGTCTTCGATACGGGCCACCAGTCCTACGTCCACAAGCTCCTCACCGGTCGCCAGGACTTCACCAAACTGCGCTCGCGCGGCGGACTAGCCGGCTACCCCCAGCGTTCCGAAAGCCCGCACGACGTTGTGGAGTCCTCGCACGCCTCCAGCTCGCTGAGCTGGGCAGACGGTATCTCGCGTGGGCTTACCCAGACCGGCCGGGCCGACCGCCATGTGGTTGCGGTCGTTGGCGACGGTTCGCTCACCGGCGGCATGACGTGGGAAGCGCTCAACAACATCACCGATGACAATGATCGCAACCTGGTCATCATCGTCAACGACAATGGCCGCTCCTACGCGCCGACGATCGGTGGCATGTCGCGCTATCTGAACCGCGTGCGCACCGCAGCTCCGTACAAGACCCTGCACCGTGGTTCCGATCGCCTTTTCCGTGCTTTCGGTCCATTCGGCCGCGCGGTCTACCGTGGCGTCCGCGGCGGCACGCACGGCTTCCTTTCACGCTTTACGAACAACGTCGCGTTGTACTCGAACCTCGATATCAAGTACCTCGGACCGGTTGACGGGCACGACCTCGAAACCATGATCGAGACGCTTCGTCAAGCGAAATCTTACGGTGCGCCCGTGCTTGTGCACGCGATCACGGAAAAGGGGCGCGGCTACCAACCCGCCCTTGACGACAAGGCAGACCAGTTCCACGCCGTCGGCAAGATTGATCCGCAGACGGGGGAGACCCTCGGAACCTCGGGTACCGGGTGGACGGACGTCTTCTCTGACGAGTTGGTTGCTGTCGGCGAGAAACGCGACGACGTTATCGCAATGACCGCTGCGATGCTGCGACCGACGGGCCTTGCTCCCTTTGCGGAACGCTTCCCGAACCGGGTTTACGACGTCGGAATTGCCGAACAGCATGCCGTCACGAGCGCGGCAGGTATGGCGTTTGGTGGGCTTCACCCCGTCGTCGCGATATACGCGACCTTCATGAACCGCGCCTTCGACCAGGTGCTGATGGACGTAGCGCTTCACCGTGCAGGCGTCACCTTCGTGCTTGACCGTGCGGGTGTCACCGGCCCCGACGGCCCCAGTCACCACGGCATGTGGGATCTTGCGATGTTGCAGATCGTGCCGCACGTGCAAATCAACGTGCCACGTGATGCGGCTCGGCTCCGTGAAGCCTTGCAAGAGGCTGTCGGTGTCGATGACGCACCCACCGTTATCCGCTTCCCGAAGGGCGAGGTGTCACCTGACCTGCCTGCCATTGAGCGCATTGGTGGCGTCGACATTCTGCACCGCGGAAGCACGGAAGACGTTCTGCTCGTTGGCATCGGACCCTTCGCCCACCTTGCCATGGACGTCGCGGAGCGGCTCACGGCGCACGGGATTGGTGCCACGGTCGTGGATCCCCGTTGGGTGATCCCGGTTCCGCAGACGGTCGTTGATCTCGCGGCTCGTCACCGTCTCGTGATCTCACTCGAAGATGGTATTCGTGTGGGTGGCGTTGGCACGCGAATTCGTCAGGTGCTTCGCGAAGCGGGCATCGACACAGCGGTTGACGAGCTCGGTCTTCCCGACGAGTTCATCGATCACGCTACGCGCGGCCAGATTCTCGAGGACGCCGGTCTCACCGCGACAAAGATCGCGCATGATGTCACGGCGCAAGTGCTTGGCGTACGCGTGCCTGTTGCGCGCCAGCATGCGGATGGTCAGCTTTGGACCGGGCAGATTGCTGCCCAGACCGGCCCCACCGGCCTGACGCGCTAA